The Octopus bimaculoides isolate UCB-OBI-ISO-001 chromosome 17, ASM119413v2, whole genome shotgun sequence genome includes the window tatacagcGACATGTTCACCGGCTCCAACCCTGCTTCTTTGGCTGCAATACCGGGGATCAGTTTTGAAGTCCGTAACACAgaagagatataaataaataaatacaggagcCTAACCGGCCACTATCAGGTTATGCCGGTCGGTGACCGTCGAGACTTTAATTATTCTCGAACCCCACACTATCGATTTCATCCGTAAAATCTAGATAACAGCTGCCCGTCTGAGAAACGAACCCCACGAGGTAGGGTGGCTGCTACGAATTTCGCTGACCATTCTCTGCGGCAACGCCATCGCAATGTATGGACATTTTGTGATGGCggcttctgtttttttgttttgttttttttttcggcaGCGGGGTTCAAATTCATGCAGTAGCAATCTATTCACTCGTTAATAGACTTGCCTCTATGtgtggtttcaatttctttgCAATTAGCTCATACACTACGGAAATATTTTCACTAATATGTCTTCTGGAAATAGATTGTTGTTTGCATTAAGATTCTTTTAAAAGTGCTAGCTTGTCTAAATACAATGTTACCATTTAAACCGCCATATTTCTTTTGCTTGGTCAAATAATGGCGTTCAAGATTCTACTTTTCAAATCTTTATAAATAAgctacgcacgcacgcatacacaacacacacacacatttttcatttacttctatGGAAAGgtatctatctgtccatttatctTCGAACAAAGAATTAtcgccaaaaaaaaagaaaaaaaaaactccttttcttttacttgcattGCAAGAAgagttatttttatgtatcttacATTTCATTAAAATCTAGGTGTTGGTCttagtatcacacacacacacacacacacacacactgacagaatAGACGATTGACAACGCATTTTTTTCATTGGCCCTTTTCACACGACCATATATAGACTGCATTATTTTCATTGACACTTTTGATTTGACTCAATATAACCTATTCACGTAAATACAGAGATTTATATCGTATATGTCTGGTCACATTTGGGACGCTCTTAAAACGATTTGACGGTCATGGTTGGAACTCTCCTAAAATGGGTTATCATATCTGGGATGTTGGTGGCGCTTTCCACAAATAAGTTCGCCATATAGCATCCGCTTAGGGAATCCTCCGATCGCTCATCCGAGTAAGGCATCTACTCGAGCAGCGCTCTCGGCCGTTCTTGCTCcttggatgatgaaatatctctTAAGGCTTCAGAAGGCAACTGATTCCTTCACAGCTCTTGAGTCTCGTATTTGGGATGCTTTTAACACTTTTCGAAGATGTGACATCAAGAATGTAACTGGAGGGATAGCGATAAGTACAGTCCGCCCTGGTGGGGGGAGGGCACCTTCATGGGAATGGTACTTTTCGGTTTGCTGTATAAGTTTGTATACTTTGCCACCCTGTAAGCGGGGAGAAAACTCAAGCCTACTCCGAGCTGCACACGTTCTAGCTACGTCACTGCGTGCCATGTGAAAAGagacaatgaaaaataaatgacacaTGAATCGTCTGCCATAGAAGGTAGCAACCTAAAAGAAGGCCAAAATGTTAAATACCTACTTCGTTTCCctctagatcaggggttctcaattAACGCCACATGGCCCTTGAGGTTCCATAtcagattttcttgttaaaacttatacactcttttactcgtttcagtcatttgactgtggccatgctggagcaccacctttagtcgagaaaatcgaccccaggacgtaaacacaccaataccggctGTGAAGCAGtaatggggagacaaacacagatacgatGACACCCNNNNNNNNNNNNNNNNNNNNNNNNNNNNNNNNNNNNNNNNNNNNNNNNNNNNNNNNNNNNNNNNNNNNNNNNNNNNNNNNNNNNNNNNNNNNNNNNNNNNNNNNNNNNNNNNNNNNNNNNNNNNNNNNNNNNNNNNNNNNNNNNNNNNNNNNNNNNNNNNNNNNNNNNNNNNNNNNNNNNNNNNNNNNNNNNNNNNNNNNNNNNNNNNNNNNNNNNNNNNNNNNNNNNNNNNNNNNNNNNNNNNNNNNNNNNNNNNNNNNNTGTCAGATTATGTGATTGAGAATCGAACTTATAAACCACAAAACCGTGCCTGCTCctataaataattttagaaaatgaaatttaaattagaaaacaaaatttgtgaaagtattttattatcaattacgttttttttaaaaaaaaaatggagaaaataattgtataaaatagaaaacgtgaaagaaaaatagacaaaaacaaaaactactggtagttttctgtttttcttggaTGGATCACCTGttgtcaattaataataataatgataataatgatttcaaattttggtacaagaccaataATTTTAGTggagggctaagtcaattacatgaaccccaCCAGGGATGAAAAttagagtcgacctcggtggaatttgaacttaggacataaagacatgaaatgctgctaggcatattgcccagcatggtaacaattctgtcagctcaccaccttactactactactactactactcataataataataataataataataacaatcctttcggCTACAGgcataaggcctaaaattttgtggggaagggagcttgttgattacatccacccatgctaaactattttattgaccccacccGCCAAAAAGtggaaaggcaaagctgaccatggcagaatttgaactcagaatgtaaagcattttgtccagtgtgctaacaattttgccagctcactgccttcataataataataataataataataataataataataataataataatatttttaaaaaaggattgacaataataataatagtttctaacttAAGCACAAGACGAGCAGTGTAGAAGATTAGTTGATGACACTGACTTCTGTACTTAgcaggtaatttattttatcgaccctgaaaggatgaaaggtaaaataaactttgacaggatttgaactcagaatttaaagggccagaaaaaataccacaaggcactttTATCTAATACTTTAAACAGTTCTTCCAAATCACTGCCCTACACTAATGATTAAAACTACCATTGGTTTCTGTTTTAAGCACAAGGAACAAACATTTTTGGTGTAAGTGTACAGCCATCCTATTCAACACCCCCTGGGATTCAACTGGTATAAACTTCATCAAACTTAGAAAGGTGAAAAGTAAAGATAATGCTTGTATTTgactagtgctttattttattgatccctgaatgatgaaaggcaaagatgatctcAGTTTGGATTTGAACCTGAACTACGAAGAAACATgactaaatatacaaaatataagacTATATTGTTTTTAACCCCCAGTGCTCTTAGTGgttgttattttatcaaacttggaagggtggaaaataaaaaaaacgacaCTAGTAGGATCTGAACTTGGAATagcataactaaataccacaaggtgttTTCTCTAACATTCTCTAACAGTATATCAAATAGATAATGGTTTCATAGACAGACACAAAGCTAGAAGTTTTATGGTATGTATCAGCCGATTAAATTGATCCCAAGGCTTGACCAACGCTTTATGTGCCATATCTGccaaagaagaagagagaaaaagaaaaaaaacaggacaagtaagaaaaattacaaaaaaaaaaaaagaaatatatagataaaaagtaATTTGTTTAGGCTATGTAGGGATCTAGGAGGGGATTCCTTGTAATATGGTAAAGGCACTGCACAGTTTATATGCAGGACAGCTAATAAATTGACATATTAGTGCCTTGCATTGAGCTTATTCTGTTGGAGCTATCAAAAGTAGTATGCTTATCATCTTCTTCAAtgtcatcctcgtcgtcgtcgtcgtcatcatcgtcatcttcatcgtcatcatcatcatcatcatcgtcgtcgtcatcaacatcctcaaatgtctacaaaaaaagaaagaggaaaaagtataagaaaaactatacaaatatatatatatatatataattgttgtccATCACAGGGTCCAGTCCTTACTGTGGTGGCTTGTGTGACTTGCGGCCCTGAGAGCTAGGTCAATGCTGCTTTCCATGCTGCACAGGTCAAAGTATAGAGGCCACTTCTTCCCAGAGGTCAAAAATGGGTCTACACGTTTACATAGGGCCAAGACCCCTACCTACAAAACAGCAAAGCTACGAAAGCATGGATgataattcaaaaccaacaaggtCTGAAAGCTATACCAGAGGAGGGCAAGCTCCAGGTAGAGTTTCCTATGTAGGACAGGTTAAAGGATAGAGGTCAGACTAATATGGACGTCTCTTCCAAGAGGTAAAAAATGGTTTTGCATAGGGTCAAGCTTCCTGTAGCTGGTTGTCGATACAATCTGCACCCAACAAATATTGCAAGCAGGAGAGGATGGGCAAAATAGCCCAAAACCAGTTGGTCAGCTGGTCTTGTCAAGTCACTAGAAGATGGCAAGGGTTCGTTCCcttacttgcaatatatattgggtgcagattgcattgattaccagctggaggaggttcctcctggggttaaaaacagTAGTAACATCAGTTCCAGCGGGACAGCCATGTACAATGTACAAGtagtgataaacattacttctcagtataggcactactttcatctcttatagagattttctaactagctacttcgCTTGATATCAATAAGGTTTCAccgaaaataaaaatttgaagaaatttccCTGCTACATACCATTACTGAAGACATAGTCTGCGGAATTTTGCCAAGTGAGCTACTGTCTGGCTTTGACATGCGAGGTGAGCTTTCTATCGATGCTTTCTGAGCTATTTCCATTCGAGATATGAAAGTTGGTGGATGTATGTGTTTCCGAAATTCCTATAAAAAAGTTGCATTAAGTTAAAAGTGAAGgaagaggcaaaaaaaaagagaagcatacacaaacacacatgcaatcatttgacttgctagaaacagcagcaaaacctATTTTCAATCACACCACATCTTCTTCCGAAACTAATGGCCACATTGGACAATGGAATTCTAGATAGGCATAGGcattgctgtgtagttaagaaactcattttgcaaccatgtggtttggggttcagtcctactgcataccaccttggacaagtgtcttctactatagcccctggctgaacaatgtgagtgaatttggtagtcagaaactgtacggaagcccatcgtgtgtgtgtgtgtgtgtgtgtctttgtgtttgtctctactaccaccaccactgcttgacgaccagTATTCaattgtttacatccccgtagcttagtggcttggcaaacaagtaccagacttcaaaactAAAATAGATGCAggaattaatttgtttgactaaacgcatcaaggtaatgccccagcatggtctcagcccagtgactgaaacaagtaaaagaaataagatatgtGGAACAATgtgatggccatggttggaaagCCTGTGATGATAAGTCTGTCAGGGTTGACtcatggggctaaacaacaacataacaggAACAGACTGGGCTGTGGACCAACTGCAACATGGTCAAAATAGGTACAGAGATaaagatggtggcaagtgccaagGCAGACCAGGAAGTACATAACAACATAAGTAATATGGGCAGTCGATCTGCCAAATTGTTGACTGGTCCAAAGAAATTATGCTTCCATTAGTTTTCATTTACATTGCTAATATTATCTGTCTAAGGcagaagcaaacttttttttctactctaggcacaaggccagaaattttgggggagtgggggggcgttgattagatcgaccccagtccgcaactggcacttaatttatcgaccccgaaaggatgaaaggcaaagtcaacttcagtggaatttgaactcagaacataaagacagacgaaataccgctaagcatttcgcccaccgtgctaacgtttctgcaagttCACCACCtaagaaagcaaacttcttaccacacagccatgcctacacctatgtaAATCAATCCTGGAACGACAGGCTCTGGTACAGTTGGGGCAAATATGTAGGCTTTGGTCGAATGAGGGTTGTGACAATAATTCATTCCTTCTTTTGTGTTTCTCATCTGCCACAGCTGCTCTGGCCTTCTCAAAGTTGCTTGCAGCATTCTGGATGCAGTCTTGCCACAAATCTCAACCATGTCAAAGATAAATGGTTAGACTCTCCAAGTGCagagagacaaaacaaaaactcACAAGCTATTCTATCCAACATCCCAATCAATGCCACCTTCTACCAATTTTCCATTTTCACGacaacataaaacaatatatacatatatatatatacacacatatatatataagtgtttattgTATAGAACAAACAAGGGTCTTACATCAAGATCGTCTTCCACATTGATATCTGAGAGATTCTGGAAACAAATGGTGTATAATTCTAAAGCTTTGCAGTGGAACGTCATCTCTGTTCGTACAAAATTCAATAAAACTttctacaaagaaaataaatacatacaaatataaacacaaaattaaaatatttctttctttttctctttttttttttttgttttgattaatcTCATCTCATCtttaaagatgaaagatattttcattgtttacatcAACAAGGTACTACTACAGAAACTCAACCAACAAAACATGATGCAATGTGCATTGAGGAAAAGGTACTGACAGAAATTGGGatcagtgtgcatatgtgtgtgtgtatattatatattcatatatatatatatacacacacacaatcatcagtCAATTTTTCATCTGATGATCATTTTGTCATGAAACTTGAGTTGCAAGAATGAAATTCAGTTTGAATAAACTGTACACACTACACTATGTATTTGTTACACTcttcttcattcattcactcactaaacatttgaacacacacacacgacagtgtttttcttctttgcttacCTTCATATCAGTCAGCTTTTGCAACTCAAATGCATCCATTTCTTTCTCCAGCACTTTACTGCACCGGGTGGCCTCAACACTTGCTTTCGCATAGTCTGATTTGGCCTACAAGTGAAGGAGAGAAGACACATGTTAACCAACATCAGACAACATCAGTTTAGTGGCTTTATTCAAAGTGCACAGGTAACGGGTTAGTAAGGGCACATCTCAAACTCtttagatgtttttgttacagGTATTATTGTTTACACCCAGGTGAGTCCTAGGCAATCATAATTATGGCGAAAAGTAATCCAATGTTgtccatcttgtcttttttttttttctcagacacaatatcaaggactacattatccaataagtTCACCATAAGGTGATAGGGTGTGCTTTCAGGCAGATTaagctgctgaaaagttcctggctttaagggtgtcatgagaggcctagttggaggcccaacctcctgaattcttttacagggcttagaaaaactgaaggaccagggaatatgttgaataaaataattaactgatcctcctgtattttcttttacccaaagccaggaactttacagcaccccctcatatatatatatatatatatgtgtgtgtgtgtgtgtgtgtatgcgtgtgtacatgtgagtgtgtgtgtgtgtgcgtgtatgtatgtatgtttacaactcatacaaacacacgaggagtatacatacatgtgtgtgtgtgtgtgtgtatgaatgtgtacacgcacacatacatgtatatatgttagaaaCTGAAGATTCTATAAAAGTAAGTTTAAATTTCACATTTCTGATTGTTCAAAAGATTCAAAAGAACCATCAGAATAATGGAATAATCAGATGCATGAACTCTAgagttatgattaaaaaaaaacttcagagtctaatataaaaaaaaaaaaaaaacacactgagtacttttttctctgtttgtaaAGGTAAACATTCCTTAATTTAATCTTTATCCGTGTGTACCCTTCTGGATATGACCATAttcatgtgtgttcatatgtatatacacatataagaaaatatatacataagtggataactatgtgtgcatgtctattcTATACATATCTATTGGCTATGTGCAATGTAtgcatggtgtatgtatgtgctgcaTGTTACTAAATATTAGTATATTTCTTTTCTAGTCACATGAACACAGTAGCAGTAATACATAATAGTAACTATAGCAAAAGTGTAAAAGTTCAAAGCAGTTTATGTAGCATATGTGGTGAATGTTAGCAGAAACAAAAGTAGACAGTACACGGGTATGTAAGTTCATTAGTAAACCGGACATGACAGTAACGAAGGAAGAGTTTATCTCCAAGCAGTCAGTCAGCTTAATTAATTACGTGATAAATTAATTACGTGATAAACCCATTTACCCTGTatcaaatatataacacacacacagatatatctttTATGTGCCCTTATAGTACCTGAAAACAAAAGGATGCACATACACCAAAATTCCACAAAATTCCATGCTAATGCACGTTCTGAACACTAGCTTAATAACGACtaaattatttacctaaattcttcattatttttaaaattcaacgCCGCATAAAAGGTGACTGTGCCAGCACCatgttaaaaagcacccatgccggtgacacacaaacggcacccatgccagtgtcacataaaaacacccattacactctgtaaagtggttggcattaggaagggcatccagccatagacaacatgccaaaacagacaattggaacctggttCAGTTCTCCAGCtctgccagctcttgtcaaaccgtcgaAATGCATGCCAGCATAGCAAAtggacaatgatgacgatgataaaacaAAGGcactatatttgaaaagaaaaacggTAATGAAACTTAAAGTCACTCTCAGCACCATGGGCCACTTGTACAACTTTACTTCTGCCACTGAAATATTCAAACTGTAGAATCTTTACTCAATGTGCTTTTTCCCATTTTGTCTATGAATAAATGACAAGCAACCCAAGTAGAAGTAAGTTTGCCAGGACATTACTGACTGGGAGTCTGAGAATTCATAGGGCCAtttacccagtttccatggcatatatataagTGACCGGGGTCACAACATTCACCCTGAACAGGAAACCGGGCCATCACACAGTTACATATTTAAGGTTAAATGGGgtgcagcaacatgaaatgaagtgttttttcgCTCAAGAAAATAATGCACcactatttttttccaccttgtttcatatttatgtgcttactctggtatatatatatatatatattaagcatgtTTTAAGCAAGCAGAGACATAGGGGTTAGTTAATTTAGATTTTTACACAGAGTACTACTttaaaatgcatgcatgcatgtgggtgtgggtgtgtgtgtgtgtgcacgtgcacaaaTGGTTAGAGTACATTATATTAgttaaaagtttgttttaaaaatcaaagaaatatatatgatgcTTATGAAGCATACaccaacaagaaaaagaaagaaaagagagcaaAGAAACACTTGAAAGAATTAATAGACAATGATACTTACTGTgattatttcatataataataataataataataataataataataataataataataataataataataataataacaacaacaacaacaacaacaactgctgagCTGAAAGGGAAACAAACCCTCAGAAGCTACGTCCACAAAAGAAAGTATTTACTAACCAATGCAATCCTACGTCACAATCATttttacaaaacaacaacaaaccacagcCCAAAGATGAAgttaaagcaataaaaacaaaaagcacctcactaataaataaaaagaaatggcaATTATTGTTATAATGAGATATAACATGTTATGACAGTATGTTATGATATTAGTTATGTGTTAAGATTGATGTCAGTACAAGTGTTGTATCATATTATAGCAAAGCAGCATGTATTTATGACATGAGAGAGTATGATGAGATATTTTGTGATAGGTTTTCATTATAATGAGCTTACCAGATATTGGAAGTATGATAACATTCT containing:
- the LOC106879379 gene encoding CBY1-interacting BAR domain-containing protein 1: MNRSGAEITSSPFTSKFVQDRLAHVEKYFGDLCVSFNSYTRKTAKIRDKVCVQRLDANVLRLLSDYGPKCKQKKNELKTSFTAQEREGKKRQEMNKLLLRSPTNQHQIVSSKAKSDYAKASVEATRCSKVLEKEMDAFELQKLTDMKKVLLNFVRTEMTFHCKALELYTICFQNLSDINVEDDLDEFRKHIHPPTFISRMEIAQKASIESSPRMSKPDSSSLGKIPQTMSSVMTFEDVDDDDDDDDDDDDEDDDDDDDDDEDDIEEDDKHTTFDSSNRISSMQGTNMSIY